CGGCTCTCCCCGCAGCAGCGGGGGCAGCCCGACACCCCGATCTTGATCTTGGCCGGGAACGTCTGGCCGATGAACCGCTCCTCGATCGCCTTCCCGAGTGCCAGGGAGTCCTGGTTGGCGTACCTGCACATGTCCGTCCCGATGCAGGCGTGCACGAACTTGACGCACGGCGCCGCGGAGCGGCGGGGATCCATCCCGAGATCCTTCCAGATGGCGGGAAGATCCTTCTCCGGAATACCGGCGAGCAGGAACCGCTGCCCGGAGGTGAGCTTGACTGTAGGAACGCGGTATTTCTGCACGATCGCAGCAAGGCGGGCCAGGTCTTCTGCCGTGACGATGCCCCCCGGCGTGCGGGTGACGATGGCAAAGGTGCTGCCATCGCGCTGGATGATGGCTTCACTGGGCATATTGACAATTGTGCGGGCCGCATATGAATGCTTTTTCGGCGGCGGTGATGCGAAAGCATCTAGACGTACCGCGGCGCATCCTCTCCCGTGAAATGCATGAAGGTCACCGAATTGCAGCGGCAGCCGGTCAGCCCCAACCCGCACCACGTGGATGCCCGCAAGGTCTACGACTCGCCCCACGCCGTGGCCGTCGTGATCACCCTCCAGCCGGGCGAGTCCCTGAAGCGGCACAGCACGCCGACGGATGTCTTCTTTTACGTCCTGGAGGGGACGGGCATCGTGGAGATCGGGGACGAGCGGGAGACGGTGGCGAAAGACACGCTCGTCGAGAGCCCGGCGCGGACCCCGCACCGCTGGATCAACGAGAGCGACGCGATCTTCCGCGTGCTGGTGGTGAAGGTGCCCCGGCCAACCGAAGAGACTAAAATCCTCTGAAATCCTGCTTTTTTACCCCCCCCCTGCACGAATGGCGGTTATGTCGGCGCGAGCGTGCATGAAGAGGCATATCAAACCGTCAGAGGAGAGCCCCCGCTATTTCGGTGGAAGCTGCGCAGGGCTTCAGAATTGCCACATGAATCGAGGAGTCCTGGAAGCTTTCGGCCGTACCGGATGCGCACCGTTATCGCCGGCGTTTGTTTTTACGGGCTGCGCCGGCTTTGCGATATGCAGATCAGGATGCCTGCCAGCATGACCACGCTCCCGATCCCTACCGATGCGATCGGCAGCGTGATGGCGAGCGCCAGGCAACCGATAAGACCCAGTATTGCCAGGTTCCTGCTGTACAGCCTCTCCCGTCCCTCCAGGGTATAGGCCGCCATATTCGTGACCGCATAGTACAGCAATACCGTAAAGGAGCTGAATCCTATTGCCGCACGCACGTCTGCCAGCAATACGACCGCGAACAGGATCGTGCCGACGGTCACTTCCGCGAGGTGCGGAACTTTGTGGATCGGGTGAACGCTGGCCAGGTACGAGGGCATCCTGCGGTCTGCCGCCATGGCAAACAGCGTGCGGCTGATCCCGGCCATCAGCGAGAGCAGCACACCGAGGGTCGCGACGGTCGAGCCGACCCGCACGATCCACTGCCACTGGCCGAAACCCGCCTCGGTTACCGCTGCCACCAGGGGTGCATTGGAGAGGGCGAGTGTGGCCGGCCCGACGAGCAGCAGGGCCGAGATGACGACGGCGGCATATACAAGGCACGTAATGCCCAGACCCAGGACAATGGCGCGGGGAATGGAGGTCTCCGGATCTTTCACCTCTTCGCCCAGCGTGGCGATCCTCGAGTAGCCCGCAAACGCAAAGAACCAGATGCCGGCCGACTGCAGGATCCCGTAGATGCCGTTCGAACCCA
This window of the Methanomicrobiales archaeon genome carries:
- a CDS encoding amino acid permease, with the protein product MCGRNRAPPRDGAQSRLSRRLGTGDAVFIGLGSMIGAGIFTALAPAAAAAQGGLVVGLLLAAFVAYFNASSSAQLARLYPASGGTYVYAKERLNEFWAWIAGWGFVVGKFASCAAVALTFGYYLAPGYARYLAAGAVVAFTALNYYGIEKTATATKVMVSVVIASLAAIVVLMLGGGPDPENLSPLLGSNGIYGILQSAGIWFFAFAGYSRIATLGEEVKDPETSIPRAIVLGLGITCLVYAAVVISALLLVGPATLALSNAPLVAAVTEAGFGQWQWIVRVGSTVATLGVLLSLMAGISRTLFAMAADRRMPSYLASVHPIHKVPHLAEVTVGTILFAVVLLADVRAAIGFSSFTVLLYYAVTNMAAYTLEGRERLYSRNLAILGLIGCLALAITLPIASVGIGSVVMLAGILICISQSRRSP
- a CDS encoding NAD(P)/FAD-dependent oxidoreductase, with the translated sequence MPSEAIIQRDGSTFAIVTRTPGGIVTAEDLARLAAIVQKYRVPTVKLTSGQRFLLAGIPEKDLPAIWKDLGMDPRRSAAPCVKFVHACIGTDMCRYANQDSLALGKAIEERFIGQTFPAKIKIGVSGCPRCCGESR
- a CDS encoding cupin domain-containing protein, translating into MKVTELQRQPVSPNPHHVDARKVYDSPHAVAVVITLQPGESLKRHSTPTDVFFYVLEGTGIVEIGDERETVAKDTLVESPARTPHRWINESDAIFRVLVVKVPRPTEETKIL